In the genome of Cydia strobilella chromosome Z, ilCydStro3.1, whole genome shotgun sequence, one region contains:
- the LOC134755232 gene encoding amidophosphoribosyltransferase-like gives MDGPKGSCEERLADNCQCEGEVTIKSKRHGRGAVESGLTHECGVFGAIGTGEWPTQVDVGQVICLGLVALQHRGQESAGIVTSEGKSARTFNSHKGMGLINNIFNDEAMKKLKGNLGIGHTRYSTSAASEEVNCQPFVVHTAHGALAVAHNGELVNCSSLRKMVLGRGVGLSTHSDSELITQALCLNPPEGETDGPDWPARINQLMRLAPLSYSLVIMLKDKIYAVRDPYGNRPLCLGKILPLGSSYAYKNSSERHNEVLMNGSSKNGIDDRAEGWVVSSESCGFLSIGARYVREVLPGEIVEMSRHGVRTVDVVERPADKQQAFCIFEYVYFARADSMFEGQMVYSARMQCGRMLARESPVDADIVSSVPESGTAAAHGYARQSGIPFMEVLCKNRYVGRTFIQPSTRLRQLGVAKKFGALSENVYGKRIVLIDDSIVRGNTIGPIIKLLRDAGAAEVHIRIASPPLKYPCYMGINIPTREELIANKMEAPKLAKHVGADSLEYLSVEGLVSAIHYNMKSTPSDGVGGHCTACLTGDYPGGLPEADW, from the exons GACTTACACACGAATGTGGCGTTTTCGGCGCCATCGGCACCGGCGAGTGGCCCACTCAGGTCGACGTGGGGCAGGTCATCTGTTTGGGACTCGTCGCCCTCCAGCACAG AGGCCAAGAATCAGCCGGCATAGTGACGTCAGAGGGCAAGAGCGCCCGCACATTCAACTCGCACAAGGGCATGGGCCTCATCAACAACATATTCAACGACGAGGCCATGAAAAAGCTCAAAGGGAACCTCGGTATTGGTCACACCAG ATACTCGACGTCCGCAGCATCTGAGGAGGTGAACTGCCAACCGTTCGTAGTGCACACGGCGCACGGCGCGCTCGCCGTGGCACACAACGGCGAACTCGTCAACTGCTCCAGTCTTAGGAAGATG GTACTTGGCCGAGGCGTAGGCCTCTCCACACACTCGGACTCGGAGCTGATCACACAGGCGCTGTGCCTCAACCCCCCTGAGGGCGAGACCGACGGCCCGGACTGGCCGGCTAGGATCAACCAGCTCATGAG gttgGCGCCCCTCAGTTACTCCTTGGTAATAATGCTGAAAGACAAAATATACGCAGTGAGGGATCCGTACGGCAACCGGCCGCTCTGCCTCGGCAAGATTCTGCCCCTAGGCTCAtcat ATGCCTACAAAAACTCATCAGAACGCCATAACGAGG ttttgatgAACGGCAGTTCTAAGAACGGCATAGATGATAGAGCGGAAGGTTGGGTCGTGTCGTCAGAGTCGTGCGGATTTTTGTCTATTG GCGCCCGATACGTACGCGAAGTGCTTCCCGGCGAGATAGTGGAGATGTCCCGACACGGAGTCCGCACTGTGGACGTGGTGGAGCGGCCCGCTGACAAGCAGCAAGCGTTCTGTATATTCGAGTATGTGTACTTCGCGCGTGCCGACTCCATGTTCGAAG GTCAAATGGTGTACTCAGCGCGTATGCAATGCGGCCGTATGCTGGCGCGAGAGTCGCCCGTCGACGCGGATATTGTGTCCTCGGTCCCAGAATCCGGCACCGCTGCGGCGCACGGCTACGCTAGACAG TCCGGCATTCCCTTCATGGAAGTCCTGTGCAAGAACCGCTACGTAGGCCGCACGTTCATCCAACCGTCCACCCGACTGCGCCAGTTAGGCGTGGCCAAGAAGTTCGGTGCTCTCTCAGAGAACGTCTATGGCAAACGCATTGTGCTCATTGACGACTCTATAGTGCGAGGGAACACTATTGGACCGATTATTAAGCTGCTGAGAGACGCAGGAGCCGCTGAG GTGCACATAAGAATAGCGTCCCCGCCCCTGAAGTACCCATGCTACATGGGCATCAACATACCCACGCGTGAGGAACTCATCGCGAACAAGATGGAAGCACCAAAGCTCGCCAAACATGTCG GTGCTGACAGTCTCGAATACCTGAGCGTGGAGGGCCTCGTGAGCGCCATCCATTACAACATGAAGTCGACGCCGAGCGACGGCGTGGGCGGTCACTGCACCGCCTGCCTCACCGGCGACTACCCCGGGGGCCTACCCGAGGCCGACTGGTGA